A region of Prochlorococcus marinus subsp. pastoris str. CCMP1986 DNA encodes the following proteins:
- a CDS encoding DNA-directed RNA polymerase subunit beta', with the protein MTSSKPKKSSRVRKTTKNSKKNHNTMMPLLPKTPPSFKNKVVDKKALKNLVSWAYKTHGTAVTAAMADNLKDLGFKYATQAAVSISVNDLKVPEAKQDLIGQAEAQITATEECYRLGEITEVERHTKVIDTWTETNERLVDAVKNNFNQNDPLNSVWMMANSGARGNMSQVRQLVGMRGLMANPQGEIIDLPIRTNFREGLTVTEYVISSYGARKGLVDTALRTADSGYLTRRLVDVAQDVIVREEDCGTERSIVINSEDGKFGSRLIGRLSAEDILDSEGNLIVPKNTAIDPSLSKTLETSLISKVNIRSPLTCEANRSVCRKCYGWALAHNHLVDLGEAVGIIAAQSIGEPGTQLTMRTFHTGGVSTAESGVVRSKIKGKVEFGSKAKIRGYRTPHGVEAKQAEVDFLLKIIPTGSITNKAQKIEVTSGSLLFVEDGQDIDSDITVAQITSGAVKKSVEKATKDVICDLAGEVRYDKVIQPKEVTDRQGNITLKAQRLGRLWVLAGDVYNLPPNAKPVVSTETKVEQGTVLAEASQSSEFGGEVRLRESVGDSREVQIVTTSMLLSNFKLIEESTHSGELFHLESNDGTIYRLNTSPGSKISSGEVIADLADERFRTKTGGLVKYAPGLSVKKARSSKNGFEVSQGGTLLWIPQETHEINKDISLLMTEDMEWIEAGTEVVKDIFSQTSGIVTVTQKNDILREITVRNGSFHECEDEEILSRFTEEGKLVNPGEKIIDGVDNDEILFVQKLETSKGKGLLLRTVEEYTIPNEAELPELSHVKQEKGPSLALKAIQRLSYKDGELIKSVEGVELLKTNLSIESFDATPQMTIDVETIQDKSDKSINRLNLVILESILVRRDTISDSSHGSTHTELQINNNQLVKAGDVIATTQILCKERGVLQLPDSVEGEPIRRLIVERNEDKIKINIKDKAVVKTGDRVVDGDLISKGVKSTSCGEIEEVSSEYVILRIGRPYMVSPDSVLHVKDGDLVLRGDGLALLVFERQKTGDIVQGLPRIEELLEARRPRDSSILCKKSGVVQIKEGTDEESVSLSVIERDDSISEYQLLMGQNIMVSDGQQVTGGELLTDGPINPHDLLDCLFTDLKDQKPLMEAAQESISKLQRKMVNEVQNVYKSQGVAISDKHIEVIVRQMTSKVRIEDAGDTTLLPGELIELRQVEDTNQAMSITGGAPAEFTPVLLGITKASLNTDSFISAASFQETTRVLTEAAIEGKSDWLRGLKENVIIGRLIPAGTGFSGFVEELASEAGPHPDILAEESGGYRRTQNLRPDYTVDMPQTPIVSSTAILDDPSDEDLETTRNRHGIDPTSSNFAAFARPNAENQFSEDQLPDPAALEGLQEEGLLSDG; encoded by the coding sequence ATGACATCATCTAAACCAAAAAAAAGTTCAAGAGTACGTAAAACTACAAAAAATTCAAAAAAAAATCATAATACAATGATGCCTTTATTGCCAAAAACACCGCCATCATTCAAAAATAAAGTAGTAGATAAAAAAGCTTTAAAGAATTTAGTTTCATGGGCTTATAAAACCCATGGAACCGCCGTTACTGCTGCAATGGCTGATAATCTAAAAGATTTAGGATTTAAATATGCTACACAAGCAGCTGTTTCTATTTCAGTAAATGATTTAAAAGTTCCTGAAGCTAAGCAAGATTTAATTGGACAGGCAGAAGCCCAAATTACAGCTACTGAAGAATGTTATAGACTTGGAGAAATTACAGAAGTTGAGAGACATACCAAGGTTATTGATACGTGGACTGAAACTAATGAGAGATTAGTAGATGCAGTTAAGAATAATTTTAATCAAAATGATCCACTTAACTCAGTTTGGATGATGGCTAATTCTGGGGCTAGAGGTAACATGTCACAGGTAAGACAACTAGTTGGGATGAGGGGATTGATGGCTAATCCTCAAGGAGAGATTATTGATTTACCCATTAGAACTAACTTTAGGGAAGGGCTTACGGTTACTGAATATGTAATTTCTTCTTATGGTGCAAGGAAAGGTTTAGTTGATACAGCATTAAGAACTGCAGACTCAGGTTATTTGACCAGAAGATTGGTTGACGTGGCACAAGATGTAATTGTAAGAGAGGAAGATTGCGGAACTGAACGGTCGATAGTTATAAATTCTGAAGATGGAAAATTTGGTTCAAGGCTTATCGGAAGACTTTCTGCTGAAGATATTTTAGATTCTGAAGGTAATTTAATTGTGCCAAAGAATACTGCGATAGACCCTTCTTTATCTAAGACTTTAGAGACATCATTAATCTCAAAAGTAAATATTAGGTCCCCATTAACTTGTGAGGCTAACCGTTCTGTTTGTAGAAAATGTTATGGATGGGCTTTGGCTCATAATCATTTAGTTGATTTAGGAGAAGCTGTAGGGATTATTGCTGCGCAATCAATTGGAGAACCTGGAACCCAATTGACTATGAGAACCTTTCATACTGGAGGTGTATCTACTGCAGAAAGTGGAGTTGTAAGATCTAAAATTAAAGGTAAAGTTGAATTCGGTTCAAAAGCAAAAATCAGAGGATATAGAACCCCGCATGGAGTTGAGGCTAAACAAGCTGAAGTAGATTTTTTATTAAAGATTATTCCAACTGGAAGTATTACTAACAAAGCCCAAAAAATCGAAGTAACAAGTGGATCTCTTTTATTTGTAGAAGATGGTCAAGATATTGACTCAGATATAACCGTTGCACAAATTACCTCAGGAGCTGTAAAGAAAAGTGTTGAAAAAGCTACTAAAGATGTTATTTGTGATTTAGCTGGAGAAGTAAGGTATGACAAAGTAATTCAACCAAAGGAAGTTACTGATAGGCAGGGTAATATCACTTTGAAAGCACAAAGATTAGGAAGGTTATGGGTCTTAGCTGGAGATGTATATAATCTACCTCCAAATGCTAAACCTGTTGTTTCTACAGAAACAAAGGTAGAACAAGGAACTGTTTTAGCAGAAGCAAGCCAATCAAGTGAGTTCGGTGGAGAAGTGCGTTTGCGGGAATCAGTAGGCGATTCAAGAGAAGTTCAGATCGTAACAACTTCAATGCTATTAAGTAATTTTAAATTAATTGAAGAATCTACTCATTCAGGTGAACTATTTCATTTAGAGTCTAATGATGGAACTATTTACAGGTTAAATACTTCACCTGGAAGTAAAATTAGTAGTGGTGAAGTTATTGCTGATTTAGCAGATGAAAGATTCAGAACAAAAACTGGCGGGCTGGTGAAATATGCACCTGGTTTAAGTGTTAAAAAAGCAAGATCATCTAAAAATGGTTTTGAAGTTAGTCAAGGTGGAACATTGCTTTGGATTCCTCAAGAGACACATGAAATAAATAAAGATATATCCTTACTCATGACTGAGGATATGGAATGGATTGAAGCAGGAACAGAAGTTGTCAAAGATATATTTAGCCAAACATCAGGAATAGTTACAGTGACTCAAAAAAATGATATCTTGCGTGAAATTACTGTTAGAAATGGTTCTTTTCATGAGTGTGAAGATGAAGAGATATTGAGTCGATTTACTGAAGAAGGAAAGTTGGTTAATCCAGGCGAAAAAATTATAGATGGAGTAGATAATGACGAAATTCTGTTTGTTCAAAAATTAGAAACATCAAAGGGTAAGGGTTTACTTTTGAGAACTGTAGAAGAATACACCATACCTAATGAGGCTGAGTTACCTGAATTATCTCATGTTAAACAGGAAAAAGGACCATCATTAGCTTTGAAAGCTATTCAAAGGCTTTCTTATAAAGATGGTGAATTAATAAAATCTGTGGAGGGTGTAGAACTACTTAAAACTAATTTGAGTATAGAAAGTTTTGATGCTACCCCTCAGATGACAATTGATGTAGAGACAATTCAAGATAAAAGTGATAAATCAATTAATAGATTAAATTTAGTTATTTTGGAATCTATCTTGGTAAGGAGGGATACAATTTCTGACTCAAGTCATGGTTCAACTCATACTGAACTACAAATAAACAATAATCAGCTTGTTAAAGCTGGTGATGTAATTGCTACTACTCAAATTCTTTGTAAAGAGAGAGGGGTATTGCAATTACCAGATTCAGTTGAAGGTGAACCAATTAGAAGACTTATTGTCGAAAGAAACGAAGATAAAATAAAAATTAATATTAAAGATAAAGCAGTTGTTAAAACTGGAGATCGTGTTGTCGATGGAGATTTAATTAGTAAGGGAGTAAAATCTACTTCATGCGGAGAAATAGAAGAAGTTTCTAGCGAATATGTGATCTTAAGGATTGGAAGACCCTATATGGTTTCTCCTGATTCTGTTTTGCATGTGAAAGATGGAGATTTAGTTCTTCGAGGCGATGGTTTAGCATTATTAGTTTTTGAAAGGCAGAAAACTGGGGATATTGTTCAAGGCTTGCCTCGAATTGAAGAATTATTAGAAGCAAGAAGACCAAGAGATTCTTCAATTTTATGCAAGAAATCTGGAGTTGTGCAAATTAAAGAAGGGACTGATGAAGAATCAGTATCATTATCTGTTATTGAGAGAGATGATTCTATTAGTGAGTATCAACTTTTAATGGGACAGAATATTATGGTAAGTGATGGTCAGCAAGTTACCGGTGGAGAACTCTTAACTGATGGTCCTATTAATCCTCACGATTTACTAGATTGTTTATTTACAGATTTAAAAGATCAAAAACCTTTAATGGAAGCGGCGCAAGAATCCATATCAAAATTACAAAGAAAGATGGTAAACGAGGTTCAGAATGTTTATAAGTCCCAAGGCGTAGCAATTAGTGATAAACATATTGAAGTCATAGTAAGACAAATGACAAGTAAAGTTCGTATTGAAGATGCAGGAGATACCACCCTTCTTCCTGGTGAATTAATAGAGTTAAGACAAGTAGAAGATACAAATCAAGCAATGTCTATTACTGGGGGGGCACCCGCAGAGTTTACTCCAGTATTATTAGGGATAACTAAAGCTTCACTAAATACAGATAGCTTTATTTCAGCAGCCTCTTTCCAAGAAACCACAAGAGTTCTCACTGAGGCTGCTATAGAAGGTAAATCTGATTGGCTTAGAGGTCTAAAAGAGAATGTGATTATTGGAAGACTGATACCTGCTGGTACAGGTTTTAGTGGGTTTGTTGAAGAATTAGCCTCAGAAGCTGGACCTCATCCTGATATTCTTGCAGAAGAATCCGGTGGGTATAGAAGGACCCAGAATTTAAGGCCAGACTATACAGTTGACATGCCGCAAACACCCATTGTAAGTTCTACTGCTATTCTTGATGACCCAAGTGATGAAGATTTAGAAACTACTAGGAATAGACATGGAATTGATCCTACATCCAGCAATTTTGCTGCTTTTGCAAGGCCAAATGCTGAAAATCAATTTTCTGAAGATCAATTACCTGATCCTGCAGCTTTGGAAGGGTTACAAGAGGAAGGACTTCTCTCTGATGGATAA
- a CDS encoding DNA-directed RNA polymerase subunit gamma, with protein MTNSNLRTENHFDYVKISIASPQRIMDWGQRTLPNGQVVGEVTKPETINYRTLKPEMDGLFCEKIFGPSKDWECHCGKYKRVRHRGIVCERCGVEVTESRVRRHRMGYIKLAAPVSHVWYLKGIPSYVAILLDIPLRDVEQIVYFNCYVVLDVGDHKDLKYKQLLTEDEWLEIEDEVYAEDSTIENEPVVGIGAEALKQLLEDLDLNQIAEELREEITNSKGQKRAKLIKRIRVIDNFLATNAKPEWMVLDAIPVIPPDLRPMVQLDGGRFATSDLNDLYRRVINRNNRLARLQEILAPEIIVRNEKRMLQEAVDALIDNGRRGRTVVGANNRALKSLSDIIEGKQGRFRQNLLGKRVDYSGRSVIVVGPKLKMHQCGLPKEMAIELFQPFVIHRLIRQNIVNNIKAAKKLIQKGDDEVMQVLQEVIEGHPILLNRAPTLHRLGIQAFEPKLVGGRAIQLHPLVCPAFNADFDGDQMAVHVPLALEAQTEARMLMLASNNILSPATGEPIVTPSQDMVLGSYYLTALQPNFKKPNFGDNQKTYASLEDVIFAFEDKRVGLHEWVWVRFNGEVDDDEEANKPKESKELEDGSRLETWNFRRDRFDSQNNLISRFILTTVGRVVMNHTIIDSVSKT; from the coding sequence ATGACTAACAGCAACTTAAGAACAGAAAATCATTTTGATTACGTCAAGATATCTATTGCTTCACCTCAAAGAATAATGGATTGGGGGCAAAGGACATTACCTAATGGGCAAGTAGTAGGAGAAGTTACTAAACCAGAGACGATAAACTATAGAACCTTAAAACCAGAAATGGACGGACTTTTTTGTGAAAAAATATTTGGACCATCCAAAGACTGGGAATGTCACTGCGGTAAATATAAAAGAGTTAGACATCGTGGAATTGTCTGTGAAAGATGTGGTGTAGAAGTAACTGAAAGTAGAGTAAGAAGGCATAGAATGGGATATATAAAACTGGCAGCTCCAGTTTCCCATGTTTGGTATTTAAAGGGTATACCGAGTTATGTCGCAATTCTGCTAGATATTCCTCTTAGAGATGTAGAACAGATAGTTTACTTTAATTGTTATGTTGTTTTGGATGTTGGGGATCATAAAGATCTTAAATATAAGCAACTCCTTACTGAGGATGAATGGTTAGAAATAGAAGATGAAGTTTATGCAGAAGACTCTACTATTGAAAATGAACCAGTTGTTGGTATAGGTGCAGAAGCTCTTAAGCAATTACTTGAGGATCTTGATTTAAACCAAATTGCTGAAGAACTTAGAGAAGAAATTACAAACAGTAAAGGTCAAAAAAGAGCAAAACTCATTAAAAGGATAAGGGTAATTGATAATTTCCTGGCAACTAACGCAAAGCCAGAATGGATGGTACTAGATGCAATCCCTGTTATTCCTCCTGATCTTAGACCAATGGTCCAACTTGATGGAGGTAGGTTTGCCACATCCGACTTAAACGATCTTTATAGAAGAGTCATAAATAGGAATAATAGGTTGGCTAGGCTTCAAGAAATCTTAGCTCCTGAGATCATTGTCAGAAATGAAAAAAGAATGTTGCAAGAAGCTGTTGATGCACTTATTGATAATGGAAGAAGAGGTAGAACAGTTGTTGGGGCTAATAATAGAGCTCTAAAATCTCTCAGCGATATAATAGAGGGTAAGCAGGGGAGATTTAGACAGAATTTACTTGGTAAACGTGTTGATTATTCTGGAAGGTCTGTCATAGTTGTTGGTCCAAAGTTAAAGATGCATCAATGCGGACTCCCTAAAGAAATGGCTATTGAGCTTTTTCAACCTTTTGTGATACATAGATTAATCCGTCAAAATATTGTAAATAATATTAAAGCAGCAAAAAAATTAATACAAAAAGGCGATGATGAAGTCATGCAAGTACTCCAAGAAGTTATTGAAGGTCACCCAATACTTTTAAATAGAGCTCCAACTCTTCATAGGTTAGGAATTCAAGCTTTTGAACCTAAATTGGTTGGAGGTAGAGCGATCCAACTACACCCACTTGTATGTCCTGCCTTTAATGCTGATTTTGACGGAGATCAAATGGCTGTCCATGTCCCTTTAGCATTAGAAGCACAGACAGAGGCACGTATGCTTATGTTAGCAAGCAATAATATACTATCACCAGCTACAGGAGAACCAATTGTAACTCCCTCACAAGATATGGTTTTAGGTTCTTATTATCTAACTGCATTACAGCCAAACTTTAAAAAACCAAATTTTGGTGACAATCAAAAAACTTATGCTTCATTAGAAGATGTTATTTTTGCTTTTGAAGATAAAAGAGTTGGTTTACATGAATGGGTCTGGGTAAGATTTAATGGTGAAGTTGATGATGATGAAGAAGCGAATAAACCCAAAGAATCTAAAGAACTGGAGGATGGTTCAAGGTTAGAAACTTGGAACTTTAGAAGAGACAGATTTGATTCTCAAAATAATCTTATAAGTAGATTTATTTTAACAACAGTAGGAAGGGTGGTTATGAATCATACGATCATCGATTCTGTTTCAAAAACGTAA
- the rpoB gene encoding DNA-directed RNA polymerase subunit beta, which translates to MSSSALQIAKTATYLPDLVEVQRASFKWFLEKGLIEELKSFSPITDYTGKLELHFVGEEYRLKRPRHDVEEAKRRDATFASQMYVTCRLINKETGEIKEQEVFIGELPLMTERGTFIINGAERVIVNQIVRSPGVYFKDEMDKNGRRTYNASVIPNRGAWLKFETDKNNLLYVRVDKTRKINAHVLMRAMGLSDNDVVDKLRHPEFYKQSIDSANDEGINSEDQALLELYKKLRPGEPPSVSGGQQLLHSRFFDPKRYDLGRVGRYKINKKLRLTVPNEVRTLTHEDVLSTIDYLINLELDIGGASLDDIDHLGNRRVRSVGELLQNQVRVGLNRLERIIKERMTVGETDSLTPAQLVNPKPLVAAIKEFFGSSQLSQFMDQTNPLAELTHKRRISALGPGGLTRERAGFAVRDIHPSHYGRLCPIETPEGPNAGLINSLATHARVNEYGFIETPFWEVEKGRVMKEGNPVYLSADLEDECRVAPGDVATDKSGNILADLIPVRYRQDFEKVPPHQVDYVQLSPVQVISVATSLIPFLEHDDANRALMGSNMQRQAVPLLRPERPLVGTGLESQVARDSGMVPITKVNGIVSYVDANEIVVKDVDGNEHVHFLQKYQRSNQDTCLNQRPIVKNGDQVISGQVLADGSACEGGEIALGQNVLIAYMPWEGYNYEDAILVSERMVTDDLYTSVHIEKYEIEARQTKLGPEEITREIPNISEESLNNLDEMGIIRTGAFVESGDILVGKVTPKGESDQPPEEKLLRAIFGEKARDVRDNSLRVPKTEKGRVLDVRIYTREQGDELPPGANMVVRVYVAQRRKIQVGDKMAGRHGNKGIISRILPREDMPYLPDGTPVDIVLNPLGVPSRMNVGQVFELLMGWAASNLNCRVKVVPFDEMYGAEKSHQTVQAFLEEASKQDGKDWVYNPKDPGKLLLKDGRTGEPFDQPVAVGYSHFLKLVHLVDDKIHARSTGPYSLVTQQPLGGKAQQGGQRLGEMEVWALEAYGAAYTLQELLTVKSDDMQGRNEALNAIVKGKPIPRPGTPESFKVLMRELQSLGLDIGVYTDEGKEVDLMQDVNPKRNTPSRPTYESLGTSEYAED; encoded by the coding sequence ATGAGCAGTAGCGCTTTACAGATAGCTAAAACAGCAACTTATCTACCAGATTTGGTTGAAGTACAAAGGGCAAGTTTTAAATGGTTTCTGGAAAAAGGCTTAATTGAAGAATTAAAAAGCTTTTCTCCAATTACCGACTACACAGGTAAATTAGAACTACATTTTGTTGGCGAAGAATATAGGTTAAAAAGACCTAGACATGATGTTGAAGAAGCCAAGAGAAGAGATGCAACTTTTGCTTCGCAAATGTATGTAACATGTAGGTTAATAAATAAAGAAACAGGAGAAATCAAAGAACAAGAAGTTTTTATTGGTGAACTTCCTTTAATGACTGAGAGAGGGACCTTTATTATTAATGGAGCCGAAAGAGTAATAGTCAATCAAATAGTACGTAGTCCAGGGGTCTATTTCAAAGATGAAATGGATAAAAATGGTAGGAGGACTTATAATGCTAGCGTTATACCCAATCGAGGAGCTTGGCTAAAATTTGAAACTGATAAAAATAATCTACTTTATGTAAGAGTTGATAAAACGAGGAAAATTAATGCACACGTACTTATGAGAGCTATGGGGCTCTCGGATAATGATGTAGTTGATAAATTAAGACATCCTGAGTTTTATAAACAGTCAATTGATTCAGCTAATGATGAAGGAATAAATTCTGAAGATCAAGCTTTATTAGAACTCTATAAAAAATTACGACCAGGTGAACCCCCTTCTGTTTCTGGTGGGCAACAACTTTTACATAGTAGATTTTTCGATCCTAAAAGATACGATTTGGGAAGAGTAGGTAGATACAAAATTAATAAAAAATTGAGATTAACTGTTCCAAATGAAGTCAGAACACTTACACATGAGGATGTTCTATCGACAATTGATTATCTTATCAATTTGGAACTTGATATTGGTGGAGCTAGTTTAGATGATATTGATCATTTAGGTAATAGAAGAGTTAGATCCGTTGGAGAACTTCTTCAAAACCAAGTCAGAGTTGGTCTTAACCGATTAGAGAGAATTATCAAAGAAAGGATGACTGTTGGCGAGACAGATTCTCTTACACCTGCTCAGCTAGTTAATCCAAAGCCTTTGGTAGCAGCTATTAAGGAATTTTTTGGATCCAGTCAATTAAGCCAATTTATGGATCAAACAAATCCATTAGCTGAGTTAACGCATAAAAGAAGAATATCAGCATTAGGACCAGGCGGGCTAACTCGAGAAAGAGCAGGTTTTGCTGTTAGAGATATTCATCCATCACACTATGGAAGATTATGTCCTATTGAAACTCCCGAAGGCCCAAACGCAGGTCTTATAAATTCTCTTGCAACACATGCAAGAGTTAATGAATATGGTTTTATTGAAACACCTTTTTGGGAAGTAGAAAAAGGTAGGGTTATGAAAGAGGGGAATCCTGTTTATTTATCAGCGGACTTGGAGGATGAATGTAGGGTTGCTCCTGGTGATGTGGCGACTGACAAAAGTGGTAATATTCTTGCAGATTTAATTCCAGTAAGGTACCGGCAAGATTTTGAGAAAGTTCCGCCTCATCAAGTTGATTATGTTCAGCTTTCTCCTGTTCAAGTTATTTCAGTAGCGACTTCTCTCATTCCCTTCTTAGAACATGATGACGCAAATAGAGCGCTAATGGGTTCAAATATGCAGCGTCAAGCGGTTCCATTATTAAGACCTGAAAGACCCTTAGTCGGCACAGGATTAGAATCCCAAGTTGCTAGAGACTCCGGGATGGTGCCAATTACAAAAGTAAATGGAATCGTTTCTTATGTTGATGCTAATGAAATAGTTGTTAAAGATGTTGATGGTAATGAGCATGTTCATTTTCTTCAAAAATACCAGAGATCTAATCAAGATACTTGTTTAAACCAAAGACCAATAGTGAAAAATGGAGATCAAGTTATATCTGGTCAAGTTCTTGCTGATGGATCAGCTTGTGAAGGTGGAGAAATAGCTTTAGGACAGAATGTTTTAATTGCTTATATGCCATGGGAAGGTTACAACTATGAGGATGCAATACTTGTAAGTGAAAGGATGGTTACTGATGATCTTTATACTTCAGTGCATATAGAAAAATATGAAATAGAAGCTAGACAAACTAAATTGGGCCCTGAAGAAATAACTAGAGAAATTCCAAATATTTCAGAAGAAAGTTTGAATAATCTTGATGAAATGGGAATTATCAGAACAGGTGCTTTTGTAGAGAGTGGTGATATTCTCGTAGGAAAAGTTACCCCTAAGGGAGAATCAGATCAGCCACCTGAAGAAAAACTTTTGAGAGCTATATTTGGTGAAAAAGCAAGAGATGTGAGGGATAATTCTCTTAGAGTTCCTAAAACAGAAAAAGGAAGAGTTTTAGATGTTCGTATTTATACAAGGGAGCAAGGTGATGAGCTGCCTCCTGGTGCGAATATGGTTGTAAGAGTTTATGTTGCTCAAAGGAGGAAAATTCAGGTAGGTGACAAGATGGCTGGGAGACATGGTAACAAAGGGATAATAAGTAGAATTTTACCTAGAGAAGATATGCCTTATTTACCGGATGGCACACCAGTTGATATCGTTTTAAATCCTCTTGGTGTTCCAAGTAGAATGAATGTAGGTCAAGTTTTTGAGTTGTTAATGGGGTGGGCAGCATCAAATTTAAATTGCAGAGTTAAAGTTGTGCCTTTTGATGAAATGTATGGTGCTGAAAAATCACATCAAACTGTACAAGCGTTTTTAGAGGAAGCTTCAAAGCAAGATGGTAAGGATTGGGTTTATAACCCTAAAGATCCTGGAAAGTTGTTACTCAAAGATGGTAGAACAGGCGAACCTTTTGATCAACCAGTAGCTGTTGGATATTCTCACTTTCTTAAACTTGTTCACTTAGTAGATGATAAGATCCATGCAAGATCAACAGGTCCATACTCTTTAGTTACTCAGCAACCTTTGGGTGGTAAAGCTCAACAAGGTGGACAGAGACTTGGAGAAATGGAGGTTTGGGCTTTAGAGGCATACGGTGCAGCTTATACTTTGCAAGAATTGTTAACTGTTAAATCAGATGATATGCAAGGAAGAAATGAAGCATTAAACGCCATAGTTAAAGGTAAGCCTATACCTAGACCAGGAACTCCTGAATCATTTAAAGTCCTAATGAGAGAATTACAGTCCCTAGGTCTAGACATTGGTGTTTACACTGATGAAGGTAAGGAGGTTGATTTAATGCAAGATGTAAATCCAAAAAGAAATACTCCTTCGAGACCTACTTATGAATCTCTAGGTACCTCTGAATATGCAGAAGATTAA
- a CDS encoding TatD family hydrolase → MNNIELIDSHCHLIFENFEEDLEEVVSRWRSIGVKKLLHACCELSEIPKLKNISRRFDELYYSVGLHPLEANKWECNSKSIMKDAAQCDSRVVAIGELGLDFFKSDNTNKQIDALVPQMHLACELDLPVIIHCREAANEMIKICHDLSKQGICPKGVLHCWSGTPDEMKQFLDLGFYISFSGIVTFPKAYEIHECARIVPSDRYLIETDAPFLAPVPYRGKRNEPAFVESVAKSIASLRSSDLKSIADESSRNAEDLFKFDLIN, encoded by the coding sequence ATGAACAATATTGAACTGATTGATTCTCATTGTCATTTGATATTTGAAAATTTTGAAGAGGATCTTGAAGAAGTTGTTTCAAGATGGCGTTCAATAGGTGTAAAAAAATTGCTCCATGCATGTTGTGAATTATCAGAAATTCCTAAATTAAAAAATATATCTCGAAGATTTGATGAATTGTATTACTCAGTTGGTTTACATCCTCTTGAAGCTAACAAATGGGAATGTAATTCTAAATCCATAATGAAAGATGCAGCCCAATGTGATTCAAGAGTTGTTGCTATTGGTGAATTAGGATTAGATTTTTTTAAAAGTGATAATACAAATAAACAGATAGATGCGCTTGTTCCACAAATGCATTTAGCCTGCGAACTTGACTTGCCCGTCATTATCCATTGTAGAGAAGCTGCAAATGAGATGATAAAAATATGTCACGATTTATCTAAACAAGGTATATGTCCTAAAGGAGTTTTGCACTGTTGGAGTGGCACTCCAGATGAGATGAAGCAATTTTTAGATCTAGGATTTTATATAAGTTTTAGTGGGATAGTTACATTCCCAAAAGCATACGAAATTCATGAATGCGCAAGAATTGTTCCGAGTGATAGATATTTAATTGAAACAGATGCTCCCTTTTTAGCCCCTGTCCCATATCGAGGGAAAAGAAATGAGCCAGCTTTTGTTGAAAGTGTAGCTAAATCTATAGCCAGTTTAAGATCTTCAGACTTGAAAAGTATTGCAGATGAGTCTTCTAGGAATGCTGAAGATTTGTTTAAATTTGACTTGATAAATTAA
- the rpsT gene encoding 30S ribosomal protein S20: MANNKSAKKRIQVAERNRLVNKSYKSTVRTLTKKTLANCEKYKQEPNSDNKDLVLVSVNQAFSLIDKAVKKNVLHKNNGANKKSKINKVVKDFLTSK; the protein is encoded by the coding sequence GTGGCCAATAACAAATCAGCGAAAAAAAGAATTCAAGTTGCTGAGAGAAATCGTTTAGTTAATAAATCATATAAATCAACAGTTAGAACGCTAACAAAAAAAACATTAGCTAACTGTGAGAAATATAAGCAAGAACCTAATTCAGATAACAAAGATCTAGTTCTTGTTAGTGTAAATCAAGCCTTCAGTCTTATTGATAAGGCAGTCAAAAAGAATGTTCTACATAAGAATAACGGTGCTAACAAAAAATCAAAAATCAACAAAGTAGTTAAAGATTTTCTTACAAGTAAGTAA